TGGCATCTTCGTAATATTTGATAAGCATGCCGAAAAACATTAGTGAGCATGCATGATTATGCACATAATCCTCCATTTCTTCTGAGGTGTCATCCTCTGAGGTTGTTGCAGGTCCTGCCTCATCTGTCTGGCCCGCTGACGACAGCCAAGGCAGAAAGGTACTGTTTGGCTGAACCCCTACAGGCAAACTGAGTTTAGTTAGTCGCAGTGATTTGttcaattaaaaattattttcaatactACATTTCAAGATTTTGTCAAAGGCTGCACCCTTTGGGTCATTTTATTATACTGACTAGATTAGAGGTAaaatgatcaataattattcattcatttatggTTTGTGTACAGACTGATAAGTGTTTGCTTACCAGAAGAAGCATTGTCACCAGAATCATCATCTGTGGTTTGTTGTCTTGACTGTCTTCTTCTAGGGTTTTGATCATTGTAACTTGCTGAAAAAACAAATGGACTTACATTGTACAATTTTACATGGACATTTTGCTTTTTAatgcattttaaaacatttaaaaaatatttgaaaaaatacaaactaggttacactggtggtttaaaagatgatatattacaataaaaaatgttccCAACGGTTCGGTTTAATacaattttaaaacatgtttatgAAATTTATGGCGTAATGACCAGGATAATTTTGTGCATGCAATAATATTTAAACTTTCTTGTCTCAAGTAAATCACATCATtatgaaaatattaattaatatgtTAAAAGTAAAAGCTATTAAATCATTATTGGTAATGACAATAGCTCATCCCACGTCATTCTGTTTTACATAATCATGGATGATTTATTCATAATTTGTATACAAATCtccttctttaaaattttaccttccACACTGCTGTGAACTTTACCAATGTCTGCGCATTACGTAGCTGTCCAAGATGGCCATAGCACTCTGGTACACCCATTCTTTTTTCACTTTGGCATTTGCATTCTGGGGTGGTGGTAAATTCTGCTTTGGGACATCATCTGGACTTTGAAGTTCAAAGTACTTAATGGCTGCAGCTATACAATGGGCATCAGTCACATCAACAATTAAGTCTCTGGACTATAGTAATgtgcaagaaaaaaaaggaaaaataaatacaCCAGTCATGTTATGATTTTTTAATTCTCCCTGAACAAAAAATCTCCCAACAACCTCCAAATGTTGCATTTAACGATGATAAGGAAAGCTCATACTTGGACATTATTTACATTGGGTTGACTAGTTAAATGAAGTTTATAAGTTCTCAATAGTAGAGTAATTTATACAACACAGCTTCTTTGGCTGTGGCTCTTTCGACAAaggcttaaagtggtactatgatcaaaaaatcatttcctttttttcttcagattttgaaagcgtgttcgcttaacacctaactggcaaaattgtgagctttgagttttatccaaaggctgtttattttgagtgtaagttttggatttcatggtccgccattactcacgttcaaaactggccgattggacctcagagggttggatctagagaaaatgacgtcatttactcactagcttaaaatttcagtgtgtaaacgcaatttattatatatgcaaaacacgggttgaaaagtctgaaagcccgaaactcccgtgctgcatattaattaggccgcgtacacacgcattgcattcttaaactagtgcgtgtttgacgtcattttctcctcgacccagctctctcaagattttaaagttagtaatggcagaccaataaataagaaaattccagctaaaataaacagtgtctttttaaaatcagaacttaaaacttgggtgagttagtgtttagttaacatagttttgaaatccaaaggaaaaacaaaatttttttttggtcgtagtaccactttaaattaaaaagtgaaaaatcaacattttattACCCAGTTCATTTCATGTTTTACATCTCCTGTCACATTTGTTCGGGATGTAGCACATCTTAACTGATACAGGGTGCCAATATCCTTGGAgcttttgtcttttgtttcttagcTCGGTTGTCGGATTGTGTGCCACTTTCTCCTCCACGGCATTGATGTTCCTGGTGACATTTTCGCCCCTTGATGCTGCGAACACTAGCCCTTGCTTGGCAACAGGCGCGGATTGCTCAGAGTCCTTATTTACACAAACCTTTTTTGCAAGTGGAGACTCGCCCGTTGGTAGATGAAGACGTTTCACTTTCTCTTTACTAGTTTTGTAAACCAACTCTCTCATTTCGAGGATTTTCTTGACTATTGTTTCGAGTTTCAGTTTGCAATTTCGGCAACAATAGGCTGACCCTTCCTTTTCCTCGCCCACATCGATACTGCAGTACGCTTGGAAATTTTTTCCGAGATTAGTTTTCCCTGCAGGATTGGAAATAACTGCTCTTGCATTTATCTGAGTGGTAATTCCACAGACTTTACAATTCTCTAAGCTCGGTTTGACATGTTTTTTCGGCGTCGTAACCTCGTTCGCCGACATTTTTACCTGCAGTGAGCGTGGTGGAATAATTTTCACGCCAGTTTTTGGATTTCGCGGTGAAACAAACATGTTGACGTAGTGTGCGCTACGATTGGTTTAGCGCGAGCATGTGCAGACAAATGATCCTGGACCCTCTCTCCCCGGCGTTGCGTGACAGGAGAGGGGGTCCAGAACTGGACTATTTTTCTTGGGGTTGCTCCACCATCttcttctccttttcttttcaaGGTCTCACCCAGTTTCTCCATGGACAGCTTTCTCATTTCTTCTGCCTTCTTCCTATCCTCAGTTTTACTTCTTTCACCTTGTTCCCCCTTATCTCCTGACTCCCGGTCGCTTTCCTCAAATCTCTCGATAATCTGTTCCAGTAGCTTGTCTATTTCTGACATCTCGGGGGAAATCCCGCTTGCTCGTTCTTCCGTcgtcattttctttttgtatttcctCGAAAGAAGGGCATATCGGTCTCTAACAGCTCTCTTCTGGCCCAGTCGGTGTGCAAAGGCTTCATTGGCATTTAAGCGCTCCGTTATGTCTTCCCAAATCTTCCCTCTTTCTCTGGTGGAAACTTTGTACTGATGTGGCTCGGAAACTGTAATCTCTTGCAACAAAAGCAAATCGCACTCGGGTTTCCACTCCATCTATCAAATTaaacatcaaacaacaaacaCATAGTGATGTTTATTACCAACGATAAGTTGTGCAAATAAAAAGATCTTGTGATACTGTTTCCACCTAGCTTTTCAGACCGGAATTTGAAGCTCAAATTAAAATTTGTATCACAGACTCAAAACATCACTCCCAAAATGAAGCACTCGGAAATCCGGCTCATTAAATTGGCTTACTCGCAAGCAGAATACTGATAAATgcctttattttttttgtttagtcttgttttattttcaagtttGGGAAAGCAACCTATTGTAATGCatttcatttttctcaaaaaatcaaaaacaaaagagagcGAATCAGGAAACTCACAAACTATAATTTCGCCGGGACAGATCAGTCGAAATCAGATTTATTAGTCTCCCTCGCAGACAGATTAAACTCAAAAAATACTTACAATAATTAAACCACTGAAAGAGGATAATGTGGATTAATTTGTATGAGATTTTCAACTCGACCCATAAAGAAAAGCTGCCGTAAGTTGTTGGAATGATAGAGAATCAAAACCCGCCTTTTTATATGGAGCGAGTCCTGCTTGTTAAATGCAAATATGCTCATAAACAAACTTTTAACATGCAAAAAGCTGATTTCTAAGGTTTGAAGAGTTTACAACTAAAACACTGCCCCCTTTATAACCAATGTTTTTAGAAGACAATGAGCTGAAGTGAAAGTAATTGAATGAAAGTACTCACGTTTTCCTCACGACCTCAAACAGCTTGTTTTCACGTCGTGAACGGCAAGAGGACGGCAGTCGTAAACCGGAAATTACGTAAATATGCTGACGAATTAAGTTGTCACGCTAGTCACACAATGAATTTTGCCGTCGTCTCCCCTCAACCGTCCTGTAGCGTAAGGTCCCTATTGACTTAAAAAAAGCCTTCGACACTGTTGACCATTCCATATTACTGTGTAAACTACATCACTATGGTGTACGCGGAATTATCAACAATTGGTTGTCTTCATATCTTTCTGATAGGATCCAAACTACTCAAATTGGATCCAGCATCTCttgtaaaaggaaaataatataTGGCATTCCCCAAGGCTCTATTTTAGGTCCATTGCTCTTTTTAATCTATATCAATGACATCTACCTCGCTTCCCATAAGCTGAGCTTTtacttatttgctgatgataccaatCTCCTTTACGCTGACGAAAATTTGAAATCCCTTGAGGCAGTTGTTAATGATGAGTTAATGAAAGTTTGCGAGTGGCTAAATGCAAACAAATTATCGCTAAACACTGGCAAGTCCAACTTTGTTATTTTCATCCCTATCAACGTACGGCTTACTTTGTTCATTGAAAAGAATCAAATCCTCTCGCAATCTCAATATGGTTTCCAAAAAAATCATTCTACCCAACACGCAATTTTATATATTGTTAATACAATTGAAAGTAACATGGACGCAGGATTGTTTTCTTGTGGTATTTTTATTGACttaaaaaaagcctttgacaccgtTGACCATTCCATATTATTGTGTAAACTACATCACTATGGTGTACGCGGAATTATCAACGATTGGTTTTCTTCATATCTTTCTGATAGGATCCAAACTACTCAAATTGGATCCAGCATCTCttgtaaaaggaaaataatataTGGCATTCCCCAAGGCTCTATTTTAGGTCCATTGCTCTTTTTAATCTATATCAATGACATCTACCTCGCTTCCCATAAGCTGAGC
The genomic region above belongs to Montipora capricornis isolate CH-2021 chromosome 8, ASM3666992v2, whole genome shotgun sequence and contains:
- the LOC138058870 gene encoding mRNA export factor GLE1-like, whose protein sequence is MEWKPECDLLLLQEITVSEPHQYKVSTRERGKIWEDITERLNANEAFAHRLGQKRAVRDRYALLSRKYKKKMTTEERASGISPEMSEIDKLLEQIIERFEESDRESGDKGEQGERSKTEDRKKAEEMRKLSMEKLGETLKRKGEEDEGVQNWTTRKRASGSETIVYLREKAARDFDLKKEEMETRKRDQAQQLQMFQYMQQQLQQQQQTQLLMTLIEKLSKN